From a region of the Theobroma cacao cultivar B97-61/B2 chromosome 8, Criollo_cocoa_genome_V2, whole genome shotgun sequence genome:
- the LOC18591558 gene encoding uncharacterized protein LOC18591558 encodes MSRQTMEQSCNSPVTAEEIEVVEILRELPRLILESESRPRFTFKWGAKRRRSAASKEEFASASLPAVELSQSPSPPLPSKVVGPTYETERPTEKPLTSSPATPLSFSPSESDEKPLPSKKKASVNSLKRKKEQLLEMVEDLTQRNQLLKKDIESKRLFLDQQKAKNLELKLKKQELSLSLCNAKESHSDSSKSLNLATQLTQISMETAKSQDHQQLRISTMVYQQPFTMDQTVSISETKKNSQYPYGRMISWLPSNNGLSKVHEHDSMVPLGLLDLNVSAEEAFGFCSSKSFDMNSTTKARAAQARFKRMQICRSKNQTAGWKARYPFR; translated from the exons ATGTCCCGGCAAACAATGGAACAGAGCTGTAACAGCCCTGTCACTGCTGAAGAGATTGAGGTTGTCGAAATTTTGCGGGAGCTGCCCCGTCTAATCCTCGAATCTGAGTCACGCCCTCGCTTTACTTTCAAGTGGGGCGCTAAGAGGAGGAGATCTGCTGCTTCGAAAGAAGAGTTCGCCTCCGCATCTTTGCCTGCTGTGGAACTATCACAGTCGCCATCGCCGCCACTTCCTTCTAAAGTCGTTGGCCCTACCTATGAGACTGAGAGACCCACAGAAAAGCCCTTGACTTCAAGTCCCGCTACGcctctttccttttctccaAGTGAATCTGATGAGAAGCCTCTGCCGTCCAAGAAGAAAGCCTCTGTTAATAGTCTTAAAAGG AAGAAAGAGCAATTGTTGGAGATGGTGGAAGATCTTACTCAGCGCAACCAGttgttgaaaaag GATATAGAGAGTAAGAGGCTGTTTCTTGATCAGCAGAAAGCTAAGAACTTGGAGTTGAAATTGAAGAAGCAAGAg TTAAGTCTGAGTCTTTGCAATGCCAAAGAGTCACATTCGGATTCAAGCAAAAGCTTGAATCTTGCGACACAATTAACCCAAATTTCCATGGAGACTGCGAAGAGTCAAGATCATCAACAACTGCGAATCTCCACCATGGTCTATCAACAACCGTTCACCATGGATCAAACGGTTTCCATatcagaaacaaaaaagaattctCAGTACCCATACGGTCGAATGATCTCCTGGTTACCATCAAACAACGGACTAAGCAAGGTGCATGAGCATGATAGCATGGTCCCGCTTGGTCTCCTTGATCTCAACGTTTCCGCAGAGGAAGCTTTCGGGTTTTGCTCTTCGAAATCGTTTGATATGAATTCAACAACTAAGGCCAGAGCTGCTCAAGCTAGGTTTAAAAGGATGCAGATTTGCAGGTCCAAGAATCAGACTGCTGGCTGGAAAGCTCGTTACCCTTTTCGATGA
- the LOC18591559 gene encoding tubulin beta-6 chain, translated as MREILHVQGGQCGNQIGSKFWEVICDEHGVDPTGRYNGDGSSDLQLERINVYYNEASGGRYVPRAVLMDLEPGTMDSIRSGPYGQIFRPDNFVFGQSGAGNNWAKGHYTEGAELIDAVLDVVRKEAENCDCLQGFQVCHSLGGGTGSGMGTLLISKIREEYPDRMMMTFSVFPSPKVSDTVVEPYNATLSVHQLVENADECMVLDNEALYDICFRTLKLTTPSFGDLNHLISATMSGVTCCLRFPGQLNSDLRKLAVNLIPFPRLHFFMVGFAPLTSRGSQQYISLTVPELTQQMWDAKNMMCAADPRHGRYLTASAMFRGKMSTKEVDEQMINVQNKNSSYFVEWIPNNVKSSVCDIPPRGLRMSSTFIGNSTSIQEMFRRVSEQFTAMFRRKAFLHWYTGEGMDEMEFTEAESNMNDLVAEYQQYQDATVEDEGDYEDEVEGLEENYDV; from the exons ATGAGAGAAATCCTTCACGTTCAAGGAGGGCAATGCGGGAACCAAATCGGTTCCAAGTTTTGGGAAGTGATCTGCGACGAGCACGGCGTGGATCCTACAGGGAGGTACAATGGAGATGGATCGTCCGATCTCCAACTGGAGCGGATCAATGTGTATTACAATGAGGCTTCCGGCGGAAGGTACGTTCCTCGGGCGGTCCTCATGGATCTTGAACCCGGTACTATGGATAGCATCAGATCCGGTCCCTACGGCCAGATCTTTAGGCCTGATAATTTCGTGTTCGGACAATCCGGTGCCGGGAACAACTGGGCCAAAGGTCACTACACTGAAGGAGCCGAGTTGATTGATGCTGTTCTTGATGTTGTTCGTAAAGAGGCTGAGAATTGCGATTGCTTGCAAG GCTTCCAGGTATGCCATTCGCTTGGAGGAGGCACGGGCTCTGGTATGGGAACTCTCCTGATATCAAAAATCAGAGAGGAATATCCAGACAGGATGATGATGACATTCTCTGTTTTCCCTTCGCCTAAAGTCTCCGACACAGTTGTGGAGCCTTATAACGCCACCCTCTCTGTGCACCAGTTGGTAGAGAATGCTGATGAATGCATGGTTCTTGACAATGAGGCCCTTTATGATATTTGCTTCCGGACTTTAAAGCTTACTACTCCAAGCT TTGGAGATCTGAACCACTTGATTTCTGCAACTATGAGTGGTGTAACATGCTGCCTGAGGTTCCCTGGACAGCTGAACTCCGACCTTAGGAAGTTAGCTGTGAACCTGATCCCATTCCCCCGTCTTCACTTCTTTATGGTTGGGTTTGCACCACTCACATCTCGTGGATCCCAGCAGTACATTTCCCTCACTGTCCCGGAGCTGACTCAGCAGATGTGGGATGCCAAGAACATGATGTGTGCTGCTGACCCCCGCCATGGTCGCTACCTGACAGCCTCAGCAATGTTCCGTGGCAAGATGAGCACCAAAGAGGTTGATGAGCAGATGATTAATGTTCAGAACAAGAATTCGTCATACTTCGTGGAATGGATTCCCAACAATGTGAAGTCCAGTGTTTGTGACATTCCACCAAGGGGTCTGAGGATGTCATCTACTTTTATTGGGAACTCGACATCAATCCAGGAGATGTTTAGGAGGGTGAGTGAGCAATTCACAGCTATGTTCCGCCGCAAGGCCTTTTTGCATTGGTACACTGGTGAGGGGATGGATGAGATGGAGTTCACAGAAGCGGAGAGCAACATGAATGACTTGGTGGCAGAGTATCAGCAATACCAGGATGCAACTGTTGAGGATGAGGGTGATTACGAGGACGAGGTCGAGGGATTGGAGGAGAACTATGATGTCTAA
- the LOC18591561 gene encoding BRCA1-A complex subunit BRE — MSFDGFPPFISAQLHYLLNHFPDKIKVEQVLSGGKSYTGGLDRFTLLIPYCLDHIKWDVIYNAEFPLSPPDIIFGPDDEDFHPLHATGGEGEGDLKSRTRSVLSDWNNKDPTRLLALIQELRDQYMSYQRKRVGEVDDDRLKFEISTILSREGIEMHISSGAEKPEEVKFSVPLMDMNINKMVHACPWRHPQKIYLQVIYPVGRKYASTPSAPRLKLMSTIELRVLFSVDDVKLPPWLDGMCLAEYLPHLEESLEKQVLEAVSLIDIRRRFIEALAPLFGRPLEADPIFCRKATFLASSGSFVFLVHVLISTQFPKQQPALMLQSSQHISPQGVPKQSPLLTDYPWSPRWEASQMAERIYDFLVDESLNFKRFCNESQSQH; from the exons ATGTCGTTCGATGGCTTCCCTCCTTTTATTTCTGCCCAGCTCCATTACCTCCTCAATCATTTTCCTGACAAAATCAAG GTTGAGCAAGTGTTGTCTGGTGGCAAATCCTACACCGGGGGCCTCGATCGGTTCACATTGCTTATTCCATATTGCTTAGACCATATCAAAT GGGATGTTATATACAATGCGGAGTTTCCACTGTCTCCGCCCGATATCATATTTGGACCCGACGATGAGGACTTTCACCCTTTACACGCGACTGGTGGTGAAGGTGAGGGGGACTTGAAGTCACGGACTCGGAGTGTTTTGTCTGATTGGAACAATAAAGACCCGACCAGGCTGCTAGCTTTAATTCAGGAATTGAG AGATCAATATATGTCCTACCAGAGGAAACGCGTTGGAGAAGTGGATGATGATAGGTTGAAATTTGAGATTAGCACTATTTTGTCACGAGAG GGAATTGAAATGCATATTAGTTCAGGTGCTGAAAAG CCAGAAGAGGTCAAATTTTCTGTGCCTCTAATGGATATGAACATAAACAAAATGGTGCATGCGTGCCCCTGGAGACATCCACAAAAGATATATTTGCAG GTTATATATCCTGTTGGAAGAAAGTATGCATCTACCCCTTCGGCACCCCGTTTGAAATTGATGTCGACTATCGAGCTGAGAGTTCTGTTTTCTGTTGATGATGTCAAGCTTCCTCCATGGTTGGATGGAAT GTGCTTGGCTGAATATCTTCCCCACCTAGAAGAATCTCTTGAGAAACAG GTCCTGGAAGCTGTTTCATTAATTGACATTAGAAGACGCTTTATAGAGGCATTAGCCCCATTGTTTGGAAGACCTTTGGAAGCTGATCCG ATCTTTTGCAGAAAAGCCACATTTCTTGCATCTTCTGGATCCTTTGTTTTCCTG GTGCACGTTCTTATTTCAACTCAATTTCCTAAGCAGCAGCCAGCTCTGATGCTCCAAAGTTCTCAG CACATATCACCGCAAGGAGTACCAAAACAGTCACCTCTTCTAACAGACTATCCGTGGAGTCCAAGATGGGAAGCATCACAGATGGCTGAGCGGATATA TGATTTCTTGGTGGACGAGTCTCTGAACTTCAAACGGTTCTGTAATGAGTCTCAATCTCAACACTAG
- the LOC18591562 gene encoding uncharacterized protein LOC18591562 → MGGVCSGGTRERSIQLEQKTTTGFSGKLKSKKSFGKQKGNSNPHSYTSGDGFDKTRQRHDSGDFGLQFSRELKPSTPARTAASKVSHRSSFLGRAGIMGLERAVDVLDTLGSSMSNLNAGSGFVTGLASRGNRISILAFEVANTIAKGAILLQSFSEENIQFLKKDVLHSDGVQKLVSTNMKELLSIAAADKRDELDVFSREVIRFGDLCKDPQWHNLGRYFSKLDIDNSFHKQARTEAEMTMQELTTLAQHTSELYHELNALDRFDEDYRRKLEEVESLNLPKRGENLMILQSELKQQRKLVRSLKKKSLWSRTLEEIMEKLVDIVTYMHQAIFEAFGDTASVRKETTENPQKLGVAGLSLHYANVIHQIDNIAGRPASLPPNIRDTLYHGLPPSVKKALRSRLQSIDTKEERSISQVKDEMEKTLQWLVPVATNTTKAHQGFGWVGEWANTGNEFGRSASTNSNLTRLQTLYHADKQKTDAYILELVQWLHHLICLVKQRDHGFRPQPVRSPTYKGLVYHSNMRRFLSFNGGTKPHRIELSEEDRNLLKKVTARRLIPGISKSQEFPLGKNKGVKMWALSRSAGNSPDRSFRAGKILKDPQTNRLDVMDGLDLAT, encoded by the exons ATGGGAGGTGTTTGTTCTGGTGGAACAAGGGAGCGGAGTATACAGCTTGAACAGAAGACTACTACAGGGTTTTCAGGGAAGCTCAAGTCAAAAAAGAGCTTTGGGAAGCAAAAAGGTAATTCAAATCCTCATTCCTATACCAGTGGCGATGGTTTTGACAAAACGCGGCAAAGGCACGATTCTGGTGACTTTGGATTGCAATTTTCCCGGGAATTGAAGCCATCAACACCCGCCAGGACAGCAGCTTCCAAG GTTTCTCATAGAAGCTCGTTTCTAGGAAGAGCTGGCATTATGGGCCTAGAGAGGGCAGTCGACGTTTTAGATACACTTGGAAGCAGCATGTCAAATTTGAATGCCGGAAGTGGCTTTGTAACTGGCCTGGCTTCTAGAGGGAATCGGATATCTATATTGGCATTCGAAGTGGCTAATACAATAGCTAAAGGAGCAATTTTGTTGCAGTCATTTTCGGAAGAAAACATCCAATTCCTGAAAAAGGATGTCTTACATTCAGACGGAGTACAAAAGCTAGTTTCTACAAATATGAAGGAGTTGCTAAGCATTGCTGCGGCTGACAAGAG GGatgaattggatgttttttCACGTGAAGTAATTAGGTTTGGAGATCTATGTAAAGATCCACAATGGCATAACCTTGGCCGATACTTTTCAAA ACTAGATATCGACAATTCATTTCATAAACAAGCTAGAACTGAGGCAGAAATGACAATGCAAGAACTAACTACTCTGGCTCAGCATACCTCT GAATTATACCATGAGTTGAATGCTCTAGACAGATTTGATGAAGATTATAGGCGAAAGCTGGAAGAAGTGGAGTCCTTAAATCTCCCTAAAAGAG GAGAAAATCTCATGATTTTACAAAGTGAGCTAAAACAACAAAGAAAGCTTGTAAGgagtttgaaaaagaaatctCTTTGGTCTAGAACTTTGGAGGAG ATCATGGAGAAGCTTGTTGATATTGTTACTTATATGCATCAAGCAATATTTGAAGCCTTTGGAG ACACAGCATCAGTTCGAAAGGAAACTACTGAAAATCCTCAAAAACTAGGTGTTGCTGGACTTTCATTACActatgctaatgtgattcaTCAGATTGATAACATT gcAGGTCGCCCAGCCTCCCTTCCACCTAATATCAGGGACACTTTATACCATGGATTGCCACCCTCTGTTAAGAAAGCTTTAAGGTCCCGATTACAGTCCATTGACACCAAGGAAGAG CGCTCAATTTCACAGGTCAAAGATGAGATGGAAAAGACACTGCAGTGGCTTGTTCCAGTTGCCACAAACACGACCAA AGCACATCAAGGTTTTGGATGGGTTGGAGAATGGGCAAACACTGG CAACGAATTTGGAAGAAGCGCATCCACAAATAGTAACCTCACCCGCCTTCAGACACTTTATCATGCAGATAAACAGAAAACAGATGCATACATCCTTGAATTGGTGCAATGGCTTCATCACTTGATCTGTTTAGTAAAGCAAAGAGATCACGGCTTCAGGCCTCAGCCAGTTCGATCTCCTACTTATAAAGGTCTGGTTTATCACTCCAACATGCGGCGATTTCTATCCTTCAATGGGGGAACCAAACCCCACAGGATTGAACTTTCTGAAGAAGACAGAAACTTGTTAAAGAAGGTGACTGCGAGGAGATTGATTCCAGGAATTAGCAAAAGTCAGGAATTTCCTTTAGGCAAAAACAAAGGGGTCAAAATGTGGGCATTAAGTAGGAGTGCTGGGAACTCTCCTGATAGGAGTTTTAGGGCAGGAAAGATTTTGAAAGATCCACAAACAAATAGATTGGATGTCATGGATGGTTTAGATCTTGCAACTTGA
- the LOC18591563 gene encoding uncharacterized protein LOC18591563: MEILKTQKSCLLFFLVVLSFSICPGQSIPPAGTTETTTNQQQAPSGVPQTEGNNAPLLPSPPNDAPINKIPFAKPVGNGNQGQQSQTGYQRQQEPNYPQQSINQPLSGYNQPYSTVNQPYSGLNQPFSNYQPFGATNQQGSVENAAFDNGVSKENACIQGVVLVSLVTSMVSFGFLV, from the coding sequence ATGGAGATCTTAAAGACCCAAAAATCATgcctccttttctttcttgtagTACTCTCTTTCTCAATTTGCCCGGGACAATCTATACCTCCAGCAGGCACGACGGAAACAACTACAAACCAGCAGCAAGCTCCTTCTGGCGTCCCCCAAACTGAAGGGAATAATGCTCCATTGCTCCCTTCCCCTCCCAATGATGCCCCTATTAACAAAATTCCATTTGCCAAACCTGTTGGCAATGGCAACCAAGGGCAGCAATCTCAGACGGGTTACCAACGGCAACAAGAGCCTAACTATCCGCAACAGAGCATCAACCAGCCTCTGTCAGGCTATAATCAGCCATATTCTACAGTAAACCAGCCTTACTCCGGATTGAATCAGCCATTCTCAAATTATCAGCCTTTTGGGGCTACTAACCAACAGGGCTCAGTGGAAAACGCTGCTTTTGATAATGGGGTTTCAAAGGAGAACGCTTGCATTCAAGGTGTTGTCTTGGTTTCTCTAGTTACTTCGATGGTTTCCTTTGGGTTTCTTGTTTAA